One Fuerstiella marisgermanici DNA window includes the following coding sequences:
- a CDS encoding FHA domain-containing protein, which translates to MAQVTISILEGLERGRTFRDLETPVTIGREEDNVIQLNDERVSRIHAKLQEDRGQVILTDLNSTNGSRVNGHPVQLRVLQPGDHVQIGRCTLLFGSDAEIAEHAQQLGVEVASLTPLSYLAENGSGSGSDSGVEFELADDLNAENLQLPLFPGGAPALPDELEPGQRARVSDVLGYIHERMRDVSVNGADPQDPDGNNPVMEVPWAHWQNLMQLQRDLALYLRQIANPD; encoded by the coding sequence ATGGCACAGGTGACAATCTCAATCCTTGAAGGTCTGGAACGCGGTCGTACGTTTCGTGATCTTGAGACGCCGGTCACCATCGGACGCGAAGAAGACAACGTCATCCAGCTCAATGACGAACGAGTCAGCCGGATTCACGCGAAGTTGCAGGAAGATCGCGGCCAGGTCATTTTGACCGACCTCAACAGCACAAACGGAAGCCGAGTCAACGGGCATCCGGTGCAGTTGCGAGTCCTCCAACCGGGCGACCACGTGCAGATTGGCCGCTGCACGTTGCTGTTTGGCAGTGACGCTGAAATTGCCGAACACGCTCAACAACTAGGCGTCGAAGTCGCGTCGCTGACACCGCTGAGTTACCTGGCCGAAAATGGCTCCGGCAGCGGATCTGATTCCGGCGTGGAATTCGAGCTGGCCGACGATCTTAACGCCGAAAATCTGCAGTTGCCGCTATTTCCCGGCGGTGCTCCGGCGCTGCCGGATGAGCTGGAACCGGGGCAGCGGGCTCGGGTTAGTGACGTGTTGGGCTATATTCACGAACGGATGCGAGATGTATCAGTCAACGGTGCCGACCCGCAGGATCCGGACGGAAACAACCCCGTGATGGAAGTGCCGTGGGCTCACTGGCAAAATCTCATGCAACTGCAGCGCGACCTGGCCCTCTACCTACGCCAGATCGCGAACCCGGACTGA
- a CDS encoding TIGR03364 family FAD-dependent oxidoreductase, which translates to MPNHKFNVAIVGAGIVGLAHAWASVRQGRSVILFDRSPKAQGATVRNFGMIWPIGQLAGELYDTALRSRELWLELHKAGVVHADDCGSVHLAHRADERAVLEEFVAGKTHDCQMLSADETLQKVPIANSDGLLGGMWSPTELRVDPRVAASKIASWLQSAHGVKLHFETPIVHVDGGTLTSADGAQWHAEQTVICSGSDLKTLFPEVLAASRLKLCKLQMLRTVAQNSSANQAAHIASGLTLRHYSSFNHCPSLASLKQRVANENPTLDRYGIHVMATQSASAEFILGDSHEYGDDIEPFDKAEIDNLILQELRKIIRLPDWTISERWHGVYAKHPDLPVFRATPQPGVHVCVGPGGAGMTMSFGLAEATLT; encoded by the coding sequence ATGCCGAATCACAAATTCAATGTCGCCATCGTCGGCGCCGGAATCGTAGGCCTCGCTCACGCATGGGCGTCTGTTCGGCAGGGACGAAGCGTCATCTTATTCGACCGCTCGCCGAAAGCTCAGGGAGCGACTGTTCGTAACTTCGGCATGATCTGGCCCATTGGTCAGCTAGCCGGAGAACTGTACGACACCGCGTTGCGTTCTCGCGAACTTTGGCTGGAACTGCACAAAGCAGGCGTCGTACACGCGGACGATTGCGGATCGGTGCACCTGGCTCATCGCGCCGATGAACGGGCAGTACTGGAAGAATTCGTCGCTGGTAAGACTCACGACTGCCAGATGCTGTCGGCTGACGAAACTCTGCAAAAAGTCCCCATCGCCAACTCGGACGGGCTACTCGGCGGAATGTGGAGCCCCACTGAATTGCGAGTCGATCCGCGCGTGGCCGCGTCTAAAATCGCGTCGTGGCTGCAATCCGCTCATGGCGTGAAGCTGCATTTCGAAACACCGATCGTGCACGTCGACGGCGGCACACTCACGTCGGCCGACGGAGCCCAGTGGCACGCGGAGCAAACAGTGATTTGTTCCGGCAGTGATTTGAAGACGCTGTTTCCGGAAGTGCTGGCCGCTTCCAGACTGAAGCTTTGTAAGCTGCAGATGCTGCGCACCGTCGCGCAAAATTCTTCTGCAAATCAGGCGGCTCATATCGCCAGCGGTCTAACACTGCGACACTACAGTTCGTTCAATCACTGCCCATCGCTGGCATCACTGAAACAGCGAGTCGCGAACGAAAATCCAACTTTGGATCGCTACGGAATTCATGTCATGGCGACTCAATCCGCCAGCGCCGAATTTATCCTCGGCGATTCGCACGAATATGGCGACGACATCGAACCGTTCGACAAAGCGGAAATCGACAACCTGATCCTGCAGGAGTTACGCAAGATCATTCGGCTGCCCGACTGGACGATCTCCGAACGCTGGCACGGCGTGTACGCAAAGCACCCGGACCTGCCAGTGTTTCGAGCTACTCCGCAACCTGGCGTTCACGTGTGTGTCGGTCCCGGCGGAGCAGGCATGACCATGTCGTTCGGCCTTGCAGAAGCGACGCTCACGTAG
- a CDS encoding PTS sugar transporter subunit IIA, protein MNFDDPLIRMAMVLVSGIIGGELVGRIKLPKVTGWIGTGILLRMLDGYLTTSHGLKLGLDPDAVSTFGPYMNFVLGYIAFTVGAALHFASLQNTGKRLGLLLLCEALITPAVVFFSLFILGGMDTKPALLLSAIAICGAPGTTVLVVQEARARGILTRTLVAAVALIDMVAVGMFEFVYAFIRVPGGGTMSLQAGLVNVGTEFGLALAVGFTCAGLALILIRTVVGPAFVGPIMVAVILGSWGAARGMDVSGILACTFAGIAVSNLRHGTVRSTEAYLQSIGGVLFAAFYTFAGMKLDFSQVWPNLSLVLLFFAFRFIGKYSGAFIAMYFANATNAVRNFLGLALLPHGGVAVGLILLVQNDPTLSDHADVITTVGLAALAINQLLGPSGARFALNSVGESGKARPRLLDFLDEHRITVTVDGNTKQAVVSSLVDQLYATSDMPIEKEEFVRQVMKREASESTCVGHGLMIPHAILDADAKMEGVLGISRKGLDFRTPDGRPVHAVLLLATPENERERHLEILSAFAHLITHDENLCEQLYHARSAAHAYNVLHAEAAEEINYFLEEVLEEFRDPNPSKPNP, encoded by the coding sequence ATGAATTTTGACGACCCACTCATCCGCATGGCGATGGTTCTTGTCTCCGGAATTATCGGCGGCGAACTGGTGGGGCGGATCAAGCTGCCAAAAGTAACCGGGTGGATCGGGACCGGCATCCTGCTACGTATGCTGGACGGGTATCTCACGACATCTCATGGCCTTAAACTAGGCCTTGATCCCGACGCGGTGTCGACATTTGGCCCGTACATGAATTTTGTGTTGGGCTATATCGCCTTCACCGTCGGCGCCGCACTGCACTTTGCCAGTTTGCAAAACACGGGCAAACGACTGGGCCTGCTGCTGCTGTGCGAAGCCCTGATTACTCCTGCGGTAGTCTTTTTCTCGCTCTTCATTCTGGGCGGGATGGACACCAAACCTGCTTTACTGCTGAGTGCGATCGCGATCTGCGGCGCTCCTGGTACGACAGTGCTGGTCGTTCAGGAAGCGCGTGCCCGAGGTATCCTTACGCGGACACTCGTCGCCGCCGTCGCCCTAATCGACATGGTGGCTGTCGGCATGTTTGAATTTGTGTATGCCTTTATCCGCGTCCCGGGCGGTGGCACGATGTCTTTGCAGGCGGGGCTGGTCAATGTCGGCACGGAATTCGGGCTTGCTCTGGCAGTCGGCTTTACCTGCGCTGGGCTTGCGTTGATCCTGATTCGAACCGTAGTGGGCCCGGCGTTTGTGGGACCGATCATGGTGGCCGTGATTCTGGGATCGTGGGGGGCGGCCCGCGGCATGGACGTTTCCGGAATTTTGGCGTGTACCTTTGCCGGAATCGCAGTTTCGAATCTGCGCCACGGCACTGTGCGGTCGACGGAAGCGTATCTGCAATCGATTGGCGGTGTGCTGTTTGCTGCCTTCTATACGTTTGCCGGCATGAAACTGGACTTCAGCCAGGTGTGGCCCAACCTTAGCCTGGTGTTGCTGTTTTTTGCCTTTCGCTTCATCGGCAAGTACTCAGGCGCCTTCATCGCGATGTACTTTGCGAATGCAACGAATGCTGTGCGCAACTTTTTGGGACTCGCACTGTTGCCTCACGGAGGCGTCGCCGTCGGTTTGATTTTATTAGTACAAAATGACCCGACACTCAGCGACCATGCCGACGTCATTACAACCGTAGGACTGGCCGCATTGGCCATCAACCAGTTACTGGGCCCAAGTGGTGCGAGATTCGCGTTGAACAGCGTCGGCGAAAGCGGGAAGGCTCGGCCGCGTCTGCTGGACTTCCTGGACGAGCACCGCATTACCGTGACTGTCGACGGCAACACCAAACAGGCCGTTGTTTCGTCACTTGTGGACCAGCTTTACGCCACGTCCGATATGCCGATCGAAAAGGAAGAGTTCGTGCGGCAGGTGATGAAGCGTGAAGCATCAGAATCCACCTGCGTGGGTCACGGCCTGATGATTCCCCACGCGATACTGGATGCCGATGCCAAAATGGAAGGCGTGCTGGGCATCAGCCGTAAAGGACTGGACTTCAGAACGCCCGACGGACGTCCGGTGCACGCGGTGCTGCTACTGGCCACGCCGGAAAACGAACGAGAACGGCATCTGGAAATCCTGTCCGCGTTTGCTCACCTGATCACTCACGACGAAAACCTTTGCGAACAGCTCTATCACGCCCGCAGTGCGGCTCATGCGTACAACGTGCTGCATGCTGAGGCTGCGGAAGAGATCAACTATTTTCTGGAAGAAGTTCTGGAAGAATTCCGCGACCCCAATCCGTCAAAACCTAATCCCTGA
- a CDS encoding M20 family metallopeptidase, which produces MTAAPVVSKTVVDILAELIAIPSVNPMGQDVQGDIYFEGRVSDWLVEFFQSLGVAYERIEVAPGRDNVIAKFDSPGSDRTILLDAHQDTVPVEGMTIPAFEPKIEGGRITGRGACDVKGGMAAMLIAFRRLVRERPANAASVIMTCTCDEEATTLGINDLVTYWQQPGRSGLLSSKPDVAVIAEPTGLDVVVAHRGVTRFKIRTAGRACHSSDPTQGVNAIYRMASVLAVLEEYADLVTRKVKPHALCGGATLSVGRITGGTSVNIVPDECVIEVDRRVIPGEKRSEVVAHLRRYVQERLDFDVIFDPPWLESPPLTDADNSELASAVLKCVQEVDGPHSAIGVPYGTHASRTCSAEVPSIVFGPGSIDQAHTKDEFLEIDQLEKAAEVYFQLCCDDGLTK; this is translated from the coding sequence ATGACCGCCGCTCCGGTTGTCTCAAAAACCGTCGTCGATATCCTGGCGGAATTGATCGCCATCCCCAGTGTTAACCCGATGGGGCAGGACGTCCAGGGCGACATCTATTTTGAAGGTCGCGTGAGCGACTGGCTGGTGGAGTTTTTCCAATCGCTGGGTGTGGCGTACGAACGGATCGAAGTCGCCCCCGGCCGCGACAACGTCATAGCGAAATTTGATTCGCCGGGTAGCGACCGCACCATTTTGCTGGACGCTCATCAGGATACAGTGCCGGTCGAAGGCATGACGATTCCCGCATTCGAACCAAAGATCGAAGGCGGTCGAATTACCGGGCGAGGTGCCTGCGACGTGAAAGGTGGCATGGCCGCCATGCTGATTGCCTTCCGTCGTCTTGTGCGTGAACGCCCAGCTAACGCCGCAAGCGTGATCATGACCTGCACATGCGACGAAGAAGCCACGACATTGGGCATCAATGACCTGGTGACTTATTGGCAACAGCCCGGCCGCTCGGGACTGTTGTCGTCGAAGCCGGACGTCGCCGTCATTGCCGAACCGACGGGCCTGGACGTCGTGGTCGCTCATCGCGGCGTGACTCGATTTAAGATCCGGACCGCAGGTCGAGCCTGTCACAGTTCAGACCCGACTCAGGGCGTGAACGCCATCTATCGCATGGCATCCGTACTGGCCGTGCTGGAAGAGTACGCCGACCTGGTGACTCGCAAAGTCAAGCCGCACGCTTTGTGCGGTGGAGCAACGTTAAGCGTCGGTCGGATCACAGGAGGCACCAGCGTAAACATCGTGCCGGACGAATGCGTGATCGAAGTCGATCGCCGCGTCATCCCCGGCGAAAAGCGAAGCGAAGTCGTGGCTCACCTGCGTCGCTACGTGCAGGAACGCCTCGACTTCGACGTGATCTTCGATCCACCGTGGCTGGAAAGTCCTCCCCTGACGGACGCCGATAATTCAGAACTGGCGTCGGCCGTATTGAAATGCGTTCAGGAAGTGGACGGGCCACATTCAGCGATTGGCGTGCCCTATGGCACTCACGCATCAAGAACATGTTCGGCCGAAGTCCCGTCGATCGTTTTCGGCCCCGGTTCGATCGACCAGGCTCATACCAAAGACGAGTTCCTCGAAATCGACCAACTTGAAAAAGCGGCCGAGGTGTACTTTCAGCTTTGCTGCGATGACGGCTTAACAAAGTGA
- a CDS encoding alpha/beta hydrolase, producing MKTIQAAINLGVLALFAVILLPDAFGQAGRSAGQDRVLTTGDGWPIHITYYESSKGKEAPVVILLPGADGEKSMTRKAWDSVAKVLQKRDFAVVTADLRKHGDSMPPTDGKPNPRLARVSPQDYALMVTQDLEAIKAFLVEEHQKEKLNIRKLGIGASGSSAIVAAAFAANDWLKKPWNDAPVAAAKTPRGQDVRAILMLSPAVSAGRISSMAPMKVVADETKGVAIHVYYNSADKAEKSAAEKLFRLVEIRGAEDKPESPRYKLEVPAAEQYSGDALLDGKLADGRPLKPQMEQLVTDFFEKFVKQRTDPWKTRTSRLQ from the coding sequence ATGAAAACCATTCAGGCAGCCATAAACCTGGGCGTTCTTGCACTTTTCGCCGTGATTCTACTTCCCGACGCCTTCGGCCAGGCGGGGCGCAGTGCGGGCCAGGATCGTGTTCTGACGACGGGAGACGGCTGGCCGATTCACATCACCTATTACGAATCTTCGAAGGGCAAAGAAGCGCCCGTCGTGATTCTTCTGCCCGGAGCAGACGGTGAAAAAAGCATGACTCGCAAAGCCTGGGACAGCGTCGCTAAGGTGCTGCAGAAGCGAGACTTTGCGGTCGTGACTGCTGATCTCAGAAAACACGGCGACAGCATGCCTCCCACAGATGGCAAGCCGAATCCGCGTTTGGCGAGAGTTTCGCCGCAGGACTACGCATTGATGGTGACACAGGATCTCGAAGCGATCAAGGCCTTCCTTGTTGAAGAACATCAAAAGGAAAAGCTGAATATCAGAAAGCTGGGCATCGGAGCATCTGGTTCCAGTGCCATTGTCGCAGCCGCGTTCGCCGCAAACGACTGGCTGAAGAAGCCGTGGAATGACGCTCCTGTTGCCGCCGCCAAGACACCTCGAGGACAGGACGTTCGCGCGATCCTGATGTTGAGTCCAGCAGTGTCGGCAGGAAGAATTAGTTCGATGGCCCCCATGAAAGTGGTGGCTGACGAAACTAAAGGAGTCGCCATTCACGTCTACTACAACTCCGCCGACAAAGCAGAAAAGTCGGCCGCTGAAAAGCTGTTTCGCCTTGTTGAAATCCGAGGGGCCGAAGACAAACCAGAATCACCTCGGTATAAGCTGGAAGTTCCGGCCGCTGAACAGTATTCCGGTGACGCGCTGCTGGACGGAAAACTGGCGGATGGCCGGCCTTTGAAACCACAAATGGAACAGCTTGTCACCGACTTCTTCGAAAAATTCGTGAAGCAGCGAACTGATCCGTGGAAAACGCGGACAAGCCGACTTCAATAG
- a CDS encoding glutamine--tRNA ligase/YqeY domain fusion protein has protein sequence MSEANSSETVHKDFVRQIVEDDLKTGKWDGVVHTRFPPEPNGYLHIGHAKSICLNFGIAAEYGGKCNLRFDDTNPEKEEVEYVESIKEDIRWLGFDWEDRLFFASDYFEQLYQWAEQLITDGKAYVCSLPLEEIRTGRGTPTEPGTPSPYRDRSVEENLTLFRGMRNGEFDEGVHVLRAKIDMAHKVLLLRDPIMYRIRKVEHHRTGDAWCIYPTYDFTHGQSDSLEGITHSICTLEFENRRPLYDWYCETLGIHHPQQIEFNRLNLTYTLMSKRRLLQLVNEGHVSGWNDPRMPTLSGLRRRGYTPDSIRKLCESVGVTKHNAMTDMVVLENQIREELNATADRRMAVLDPLKVVITNYPESQSEELDAVNNPEDEAAGSRKVPFGRELYIERDDFMEDPPRKFFRLGPGREVRLRWAYFIKCNDVVQDDDGNITEIHCTYDVETKGGNAPDGRKVKATMHWVSAQHAISAEVRLYDHLFVTEDPDDVEDESQTWQSNLNPDSLTVVEAKLEPSLAESKLGDRCQFERKGYFIVDQDSTSDRLVFNRIVTLKDAWAKAKKK, from the coding sequence ATGTCGGAAGCCAATTCCAGCGAAACGGTCCACAAAGATTTCGTCCGTCAGATTGTCGAAGACGACCTGAAAACCGGAAAATGGGACGGCGTGGTCCATACGCGATTTCCGCCCGAACCCAACGGCTACCTGCACATCGGACACGCCAAGTCGATCTGCCTGAATTTCGGAATCGCGGCCGAATATGGCGGCAAGTGCAATTTGCGGTTCGACGACACCAACCCCGAAAAGGAAGAAGTCGAATACGTCGAATCCATCAAGGAAGACATCCGCTGGCTTGGCTTCGACTGGGAAGACCGGCTGTTTTTCGCGTCGGATTACTTCGAGCAGCTTTACCAGTGGGCTGAACAACTCATCACTGACGGCAAGGCCTACGTGTGTAGTCTGCCGCTGGAAGAAATTCGCACCGGTCGTGGGACGCCCACCGAACCGGGGACGCCCAGTCCCTATCGCGACCGGTCCGTCGAAGAAAACCTGACTCTGTTTCGCGGCATGAGGAACGGGGAATTCGACGAAGGAGTTCACGTGCTGCGAGCCAAAATCGACATGGCTCACAAGGTCCTGTTACTTCGCGATCCGATCATGTATCGCATTCGCAAGGTTGAACACCATCGCACGGGCGACGCGTGGTGCATTTACCCGACCTACGACTTCACTCACGGGCAATCGGATTCGCTGGAAGGTATCACTCACAGCATCTGTACGCTGGAATTCGAAAACCGCCGCCCGCTGTACGACTGGTACTGTGAAACGCTGGGCATCCACCATCCACAGCAGATTGAATTCAATCGCCTGAATTTGACCTACACTTTAATGAGCAAGCGGCGACTGTTGCAGCTTGTGAATGAAGGTCACGTTTCTGGCTGGAACGATCCTCGCATGCCCACACTGTCCGGCCTGCGTCGACGCGGATACACACCGGATTCGATTCGCAAGCTGTGCGAATCCGTTGGTGTGACGAAGCACAACGCGATGACCGACATGGTGGTGCTGGAGAATCAGATCCGCGAAGAACTGAACGCGACAGCCGATCGCCGCATGGCTGTGCTGGATCCATTAAAGGTTGTGATCACAAACTATCCGGAAAGCCAGTCTGAGGAGCTTGACGCGGTCAATAACCCGGAAGACGAAGCGGCCGGTTCACGCAAGGTGCCGTTCGGTCGTGAGTTGTACATTGAGCGTGACGACTTCATGGAAGACCCGCCTCGCAAATTCTTCCGACTCGGTCCCGGCCGCGAAGTGCGACTCCGCTGGGCTTACTTCATCAAGTGCAACGATGTTGTGCAAGATGACGACGGCAATATCACGGAAATCCACTGTACGTACGATGTCGAAACTAAAGGCGGCAACGCACCGGACGGTCGCAAGGTGAAAGCCACCATGCACTGGGTGAGTGCTCAGCATGCGATTTCGGCGGAAGTGCGTCTGTACGACCACCTGTTTGTGACCGAAGATCCGGACGACGTGGAAGACGAATCTCAGACGTGGCAGAGCAATCTGAATCCGGATTCGCTAACCGTGGTCGAAGCCAAACTGGAGCCGTCGCTGGCGGAATCAAAGCTGGGCGATCGTTGCCAGTTTGAACGCAAGGGGTACTTCATCGTTGATCAGGACAGCACTTCAGATCGTCTGGTTTTCAACCGCATTGTGACGTTGAAAGATGCGTGGGCCAAAGCCAAGAAGAAGTAG
- a CDS encoding sigma-54-dependent transcriptional regulator: MATATSGSLLVVDDDRHIQNAMADYLRSLGHRTETASTCTDAIERMEEFPFEVVVCDVNLPDKDGFELLQWSRENAPETSVILLTGFGTIESAVEAIRMGAFDYLTKPVIDEELNLSIERAISQRQLMQENAQLKAQLSDKHGISNIVGKDYKMLRMFELMESVADTRTTVLILGESGTGKTVTARAIHHLSNRADKPFVEVACGALPETLLESELFGHVSGAFTGATHDKVGKFLQADGGTLFLDEVATASPQLQVKLLRVLQDREFEPVGGNETHKVDVRLVLATNVDLEEAVRRGDFREDLFYRINVITLTQPSLRERIGDIPLLVDHYLKQFNHQTGREILGVDDMAMHAMQQYAWPGNVRELVNVIERAVVLCKGERIAAADLPEKLFKEDEHRASVEAQLGGASLKKALSSPERQLIIQALESNGWNRQNTARALGINRTTLYKKMKKYNIDFETVYKHA; this comes from the coding sequence ATGGCGACTGCCACATCTGGTTCATTGCTGGTTGTTGATGACGACCGACACATCCAAAACGCGATGGCCGACTATCTGCGAAGTCTGGGACATCGGACCGAAACTGCTTCCACCTGCACCGACGCCATCGAACGCATGGAAGAATTTCCGTTCGAAGTCGTCGTCTGTGACGTCAACCTGCCTGACAAAGACGGCTTTGAACTGTTGCAGTGGTCTCGCGAAAACGCGCCCGAAACATCAGTCATCCTTCTGACCGGTTTCGGCACCATCGAAAGCGCTGTCGAAGCGATTCGCATGGGCGCTTTCGACTACCTGACCAAGCCCGTGATCGACGAAGAACTGAATCTGTCGATCGAACGAGCCATCAGTCAACGACAGTTGATGCAGGAGAACGCTCAGCTGAAAGCTCAGCTCAGCGACAAGCACGGGATCTCAAACATCGTCGGCAAAGACTACAAGATGCTGCGAATGTTTGAGCTGATGGAAAGCGTGGCCGATACGCGAACCACTGTTCTGATTCTCGGCGAAAGCGGCACCGGCAAAACCGTCACCGCGCGAGCCATCCACCACCTCAGCAATCGAGCCGACAAACCATTCGTAGAAGTCGCCTGCGGTGCTCTTCCGGAAACGCTGCTGGAAAGCGAACTGTTCGGTCACGTGTCCGGAGCCTTCACTGGTGCGACTCATGACAAAGTCGGCAAGTTTCTGCAGGCAGACGGCGGCACTCTGTTCCTCGACGAAGTCGCGACCGCGTCGCCTCAGTTGCAGGTAAAACTCTTACGAGTCCTCCAGGATCGCGAGTTCGAACCTGTCGGCGGCAACGAAACTCACAAGGTCGATGTTCGTCTGGTTCTGGCGACCAACGTTGATCTGGAAGAGGCCGTTCGGCGTGGTGATTTCCGCGAAGACCTGTTCTATCGCATCAACGTCATCACGCTGACTCAGCCATCACTGCGAGAACGAATCGGTGACATTCCTCTGCTGGTCGATCACTACCTGAAGCAGTTTAACCATCAAACCGGTCGCGAAATTCTCGGCGTCGACGACATGGCAATGCACGCCATGCAACAGTACGCGTGGCCGGGCAACGTACGTGAACTGGTCAACGTGATCGAACGAGCCGTTGTGCTGTGCAAGGGTGAACGCATCGCTGCAGCCGACCTTCCGGAAAAACTGTTCAAGGAAGACGAACACCGAGCGTCCGTGGAAGCTCAGCTTGGCGGAGCTTCACTGAAGAAGGCACTGTCCAGTCCGGAACGACAGTTGATCATCCAGGCTCTGGAATCCAACGGCTGGAACCGCCAGAACACGGCTCGAGCATTGGGCATCAACCGCACAACGCTGTACAAGAAAATGAAGAAGTACAACATCGACTTCGAGACCGTCTATAAACACGCTTAG